GATCCGCGAGCGCGGCCAAGCCGGACTCGAGTCGTTCGTCCATGTCGGGGTCCACGTCCGGCAGCAGCGGCGCGATCGGCGGCAGCTCGCCCAGGTCCCGCAGCCCCAGCTTCTCCAGGAACAGCCCGGTGGTCGACAGCAACCCGCCGCCGGAGCCCTCCTCGTGCCCGGACTCCTCGATCAGCTCGCGCAGCAGCAGGGTGCGGACGACGCCGTCGACGTTGACGCCGCGGATCGCCGACACCCGGGCCCGGGTCACCGGCTGCCGGTACGCGATGACCGCGAGGGTCTCCAGCGCGGCCTGGGTGAGGCGCGTCTTCTGGCCGTCCAGCACGAAGCGCTCGACGGCCGGGGCGAACTGCTCGCGGGTGTAGAGCCGCCATCCACCGGCGGCCTCGCGCAGCTGGAAGCCGCGGCCCTGCTCGTCGTACTCGGCCTGCAGCGCCTGCAGGTGCTCCAGCGCGACGTCCTCGCCGATGCCGATCGCGCGCGCGATGTCGACCGTCGGCGTGGGCGTGTCGACCACCAGCAGGACGGATTCGAGCGCCGGGTTGATGTCGGACTCCAGGATCGTCATGAGCTGGTCGCTCTCGCGAGCTTCCTCGCCGTCGGCGGGCCGTGGCGGCAGCTCGATCTCGACCGGCTGCCCTTGCTCGACGGGCTGCCCCACCACGGTCGTCGAGCCCTCGTCGACGGGCTGCCCCGCCACGGTCGTCGAGCCGTCGTCGACCGGCTGCCCCACCACGGTCGTCGAGCGAGCGGAGCCGCTAGGCGAAGCGACGTCGAGACGCGGCGAGGAGACGTCAAGACCCGGCGCGGTGACGTCAAGACCCGGCGCGGTGACGCTGTCGGCTTGCGGCGTCTCGACGTCGCTCGTTCCTCGCTCGCTCGACGACCGTTGGATCGCCTCCCGCACGGTCGTCGAGCCGTCGTCGACGGGCTGCCCCGCCACGGTCGTCGAGCCGTCGTCGACGGGCTGCCCCGCCACGGTCGTCGAGCCCTCTTCGACGGGCTGCCCCGCCACGGTCGTCGAGCGAGCGGAGCCGCTAGGCGAAGCGACGTCGAGACGCGGCGACCCGTCGGACGGTGTCGAGCCGTCGGACGGTGTCGAGTCGTCGGACGTCGCCGGCTCGGCGTTCGCCGGCTCGTCGGGCGGCTGGGGATCGGTCATGCGTATTCCTCGTCGGGGTCGTGCGCGGGCGGTCGCGGTTCGGCGGTGTCGTCGGCGCACCAGCGGACGTTCAGGTCGCCCAGCGGCGCGACCTGCTCGAACATGACCGCCTTGTCGCGATAGAGCTCGAGCAGACCGAGGAACCTCGCGACCACCTCCAGGGTATGCGTGCAGTCCTCGGTGAGCTCCCGGAAGGTGAGCTGCTTCCTTCGGGCCAACCGCTCGCGCATCAGCGACATCTGCTCGCCGACCGACACCTGCGCCGCGTGCAGATGGTCCAGGCGGACGGTCTCCGGCTCCTTGGGCGTCATCACCCGCTCGGCGATGCGGGCGAACCGTTCGGGTCCCACACCGATCAGCAGCTCGGGCAGCGCCTCCGCGTAGCGCGGCTCGAGGGACACCCCGCGCGGGTAGCGGCGTCCGGCCGTCCGGATCATCTCGGCGATCGCCGAGGCGACCTGCTTGTACGCGCGGTACTGCAGCAGGCGGGCGAACAGCAAATCGCGGGCCTCCAGCAGCGCGAGGTCCTCCTCGTCGTCGACCTCCGCCCTCGGCAGCAGGCGCGCGGTCTTCAGGTCGAGCAGGGTGGCCGCGACGAGCAGGAACTCGGTGGCCTGCGCGAGGTTCCACGAGTCGCCGTCGCGGCGGATGTGCGCGATGAAGTCGTCGGTGACCTTCGACAGCGACACCTCGGTCACGTCGAGCTTGTGCTTGCTGATCAGCTGCAGCAGCAGGTCGAACGGTCCCTCGAAGTTCGTGAGGTGCACGGTGAACCGGGCACGGTCGTGCCCCGCCTCGGGATCAGCGAGCTGCATGTCCGGTGGCGCGGCCTGGTCGGACGCCGAGCCCTCCCCCGCGTCGGACGCCAACGCGTCTCCGACCGACGCCGGAGCGTCCCTGTCGGACGCCGGAGCGTCGCCGTGGGACGCCCACGCGTCACCGACGGACGCCGGGGCGTCCCCCGCCTCCTCCGTCACGGCTGGTCGTCGCGGGCCAGGATCTCGCGCGCGAGGTTGCGGTAGGCCTCCGCGGCGGGCGACGTGGGTGCCCAGGACGTGATCGGCTCACCGGCGACGGTCGTCTCCGGGAAGCGCACGGTGCGGTTGATGGTGGTCTGGAAGACCGTGTCGCCGAACGCCTCCACGATGCGGGTGAATACCTCGCGCGCGTGGATGGTGCGCGGGTCGTACATGGTGGCGAGGATGCCCTCGAGCTCCAGGTCGGGGTTCAGCCGGTCGCGCACCTTCTCGACGGTGTCGATCAGCAGCGCCACACCGCGCAGCGAGAAGTACTCGCACTCGAGCGGGATGAGCACGCCGCGGGCGGCGGTCAGCGCGTTGACGGTGAGCAGGCCGAGCGAGGGCTGGCAGTCGATGAGGATGTAGTCGTACTGCGGCAGCAGCGGCCGCAGCACCCGCTCGAGGGTCTGCTCGCGCGCCACCTCGTTGACCAGCTGGATCTCGGCCGCGGACAGGTCGATGTTGGCCGGCAGCAGGTCGACGTTCTTGACCCGGGTGCGCAGCACGACGTCCTGCGCG
The Cumulibacter manganitolerans genome window above contains:
- a CDS encoding ParA family protein, which produces MTTEKKRRGGMGEDPAKARQRPLPDPRPVQATGPAAVLAVCNQKGGVGKTTSTINLGAALAEFGRRVLLVDFDPQGALSVGLGIAPHDLDLTVYNLLVDRAASAQDVVLRTRVKNVDLLPANIDLSAAEIQLVNEVAREQTLERVLRPLLPQYDYILIDCQPSLGLLTVNALTAARGVLIPLECEYFSLRGVALLIDTVEKVRDRLNPDLELEGILATMYDPRTIHAREVFTRIVEAFGDTVFQTTINRTVRFPETTVAGEPITSWAPTSPAAEAYRNLAREILARDDQP
- a CDS encoding SMC-Scp complex subunit ScpB, with translation MTDPQPPDEPANAEPATSDDSTPSDGSTPSDGSPRLDVASPSGSARSTTVAGQPVEEGSTTVAGQPVDDGSTTVAGQPVDDGSTTVREAIQRSSSERGTSDVETPQADSVTAPGLDVTAPGLDVSSPRLDVASPSGSARSTTVVGQPVDDGSTTVAGQPVDEGSTTVVGQPVEQGQPVEIELPPRPADGEEARESDQLMTILESDINPALESVLLVVDTPTPTVDIARAIGIGEDVALEHLQALQAEYDEQGRGFQLREAAGGWRLYTREQFAPAVERFVLDGQKTRLTQAALETLAVIAYRQPVTRARVSAIRGVNVDGVVRTLLLRELIEESGHEEGSGGGLLSTTGLFLEKLGLRDLGELPPIAPLLPDVDPDMDERLESGLAALADLEMD
- a CDS encoding segregation and condensation protein A translates to MTEEAGDAPASVGDAWASHGDAPASDRDAPASVGDALASDAGEGSASDQAAPPDMQLADPEAGHDRARFTVHLTNFEGPFDLLLQLISKHKLDVTEVSLSKVTDDFIAHIRRDGDSWNLAQATEFLLVAATLLDLKTARLLPRAEVDDEEDLALLEARDLLFARLLQYRAYKQVASAIAEMIRTAGRRYPRGVSLEPRYAEALPELLIGVGPERFARIAERVMTPKEPETVRLDHLHAAQVSVGEQMSLMRERLARRKQLTFRELTEDCTHTLEVVARFLGLLELYRDKAVMFEQVAPLGDLNVRWCADDTAEPRPPAHDPDEEYA